The DNA sequence TTGAAACTGTTTGTTTTAGAATGTATAACTTCCTATGACTTTTAGTGTTCTTTAAAATGAtagtaatgaaaaaaatttcatttgttaCTACTTGTATATTTATGACTGACTCTTTaagatactttatattttatcatttatatctATTGTGAATgttatctattttctttatttgagttttatagatattttatttaaaagtacatTATTTCTATAAGTTCACATTCCAGGTTAAATATTCAAGATAGAAGAGAATagggaataaaattttaaaaggataaaTACTAAAGTTACCATTGTGCTTTGCCATTGTTGAACTGGTCTTTATACTGTTTAGAATTTGCATCACTCCTGTAAATATACTTTTTTCGTAAGTGTGTCTATTTTGTTTGGAAAAATTCAAATGTAATAATACCATTTTCCCTTGAataatctacattttattttacttttggttCAGTGATCATTTCAGACATTGAATTTTCTAACAGttttaaattattgtattttTCTAGTCTTAAATTTGTGTTTTTCCAATGTCACTCTTTTATAATTGATGAGTTTTGAAGACTAGCTGAACATGATTGTTTTAAAAGCAGAATGAATTATTTCAATCAAATTAAACTGAAAGTAAGTTTCagaataatttattattaaacaTGTTGATGAAAATTTTGCagaaaaacatcttaaaaaaTTAACTGAATCTTTAGGAACAAGATAGCATGAAACACAACCAAGATTATATTTACCTAAttataaaacatctttttttttttttgtttttttgagacagggtttctctgtgtagctttgcgcctttcctgggactcacttggtagcccaggctggcctcgaactcacagagatccgcctggctctgcctcccgagtgctgggattaaaggtgtgcaccaccaccgcccggcctataaaACATCTTTTATTGTTGGTCCATTATTatgtattttagtatttttttcttgagtgcatatgtatatgtgtacacactaaataaacaagtATAAATAAGTGatcttattttcaattttattacttaaaaatgaaatatacatCAGAATATTTGGTGATCTGGACAGCTTATCTAAAACACAGTGAAAAGATTATTGATATATGGAGAAAAATTGAGAAAGCCTAAATGCCTGAAGAATCATTTTTAAGGGAGGATAGTTTTGGATTTCTAATACAGATGATAAGATTAGACAATAAATTCAACTGTTTTTTGAAGTAGTGAGCTCCTTTTTATTGACAGACACTACTCTAAAGCAATTATGGTCACTTATTGACAGAAAGTTAGAGactgaaaaataatttctctGACTTAATCTGTAAATACCAAGCAATCTCTGGATTTCATGTTTGTCTATTACCTGATTACAATAACCAGAAAAATTACAACATTTTTATtcccataaaaattatttcaggaAACACAGTTACTCTTGCTTAAGGATTACCACATATCTCTAGAGGCATATTTCTTTCCCAGTGAAAGCAGCTTTCTGTGGCAAACATATAAATTGTTGTATTACACTGCCTTAGTCCGTTGGAGTTCTGTGGTTGACAGCAGGAGAGCAGAACCAAGTTAAAACTGTATTACAGATACTTGCAACATGAAGACTCATAGGAGAATATGAGATGATACATACAAACTAAAGAATACTAAATTTGgtgaaagtaaagaaaaataaattattaaaactgtAAGTACTAAACATGGATTATGAGTATATGTTTACAGATATaattaataaacattttcaatgaaaaaaatcagcaactgaaagatgagaaagaagtTGTCTCAGTCTGGTTGGAAATTCTGTCCAACAGAGGGAAattatctttctccttttttctgtctTGATGATTCCAGCTGTACTGGTTTGGGGTAATCCTTCAATGATTTGGATCAGAATCTGATAAACACAGGGAACTGTGTTACAATCACCATCTGCTCCTGGGCACCTTTTTCAGGCTTTCTATCTAGAGAGTATTTACTCATTAAATGGACAAATATTTTTTGACTATTAAAATTTGCCTTTCATGAAGAATGGAGTTACTAACAAAGTGATAGCAAATTTTGCTTGAAGGCTTATAGTGAGTAGTGAGACAAATACTATGtgttaaaataaagacaaatacaATTGTGGATATCTATTGTTTCAGAGTTTGTTTGATTGCCACAGTTTTTAGATAAtgttgaaataataaatattttcatgtaaCTAACTTGATCTTTCATCCAAAATGGTTCTCCTATGAGATATTTAGAAATCTGAAAATACTTCTTTTTGAGGTACAACAGCAGtagaagatttatttaaaaaaagtttacgAGTGTTCTGTATATAAGGACATAAATTCTACATGGTACCATAATATAACTCCTTTGCATTCAGAAATTCTATAATGGAAAATAATTTGAGGGACATTCAATTATTTGCTCAATCACATAGTTTGCAAGTGGGaaattttattaatctttactggTGGGAAACTTAGTTATTAGGAAGAAAATGAGATTAAACATTGAATCTGAACTATTCTCCTTAAATTATGAAATTATAGGAGACTGTGAACAGGATTTCCctgttttttattacatttttttaaacatgtagaCTAAAACCTATCAAAAAATAGAattcttgaaataaaaatgagtctttttttaaaaaaatatgttttcaattaAATAGGATTTCACCACTCCCCCCTTTCCTGTCTCCAGCCACTCCCAGACCTCCCTATTAAACCTATCCCATGTCCCCCACCATTTTCAAATTGGCAGCCTCTTTTTATTTGACTGTTgttagacaacacacacacacacacacaaatacacacgtgTGCATTTGTACAAATGTATATAAATGCAGTCTTTTgagttcatttttggttttgtgtgtataCGGTTGTAAGGCTGAGCACACTGTGTTGGTTGAGTCTAGCAAAAAATGGCGCTAAATGATTAACGTGTGTAAGCACATCCATCACAGTATAttctccttccttctgttcttctTGTTCACCCCCTCACCATGATTAACATTATTAATCTTAATTCCTTGTCTTTCCTCACCACTAAATAAATGCTGTTTATTTTCCACACTGAAATGGAGTTATGTTGGTATTTCACATTTTGGCAATGgtaatattttcttgattttagtaAAGATGGTGAGAAGTTAATAAACTGTTTGTTTCCTGCTTTCGAATTCCTTCATTCTCTAAAACATATacaatatttagtttatttttaattattgttccCAAACTTCTTAAAATCTTCTGAAGGATTCATTATTACACTTTTAAATTATGCTAACCAAAATgccaaaaacaaagtaaaaccttaagataaaatttataaactgtgttttttctcattataatatacatatgtaattaCACTTGTTTCTCACTTTATACTCCATTTCCATATATGCATTATCAAATTAAATTGATACACTTGAAAGCACACCGTAATTTTCTTTATGAATTAGGTATATTGCAGTGCCATTGATGgtaatattttcttgattttcattTAGGTGACTTTACATTGGATATATGGCTCACACTAATGAATCCACGGTATCTGAGTTTGTGCTTCTGGGACTTTCTAACTCTTGGGGACTTCAGCTTTTACTTTTTACCATCTTCTCTATTATCTATGTGACATCAGTCTTGGGCAATGCCATGATTattgtcatcattttctctgactCACATTTGAACTCGCCTATGTACTTCTTACTCAGTAACCTTTCATTCATTGATATCTGCCAATCTAACTTTGCTACTCCTAAGATGCTTGTGGACTTTTTTGTTGAGCGCAAAACTATTTCCTTTGAGGGTTGCATGGCCCAGATATTTCTTCTTCATAGCTTTGTTGGGAGTGAAATGATGTTGCTCGTAGCTATGGGGTATGACAGGTTTGTAGCAATATGTAAGCCACTGCACTACAATCTAATTATGAATCGGAGGTTATGTATAATTTTTGTGTCTATTTCCTGGGCAGTAGGTATTCTTCATTCTGTGAGCCACTTGGCATTTACAGTGAATCTACCATTCTGCGGTCCCAATGAGGTAGATAGCTTCTTCTGTGATCTTCCCTTGGTGATAAAACTTGCTTGCATGGATACATACAGAATGGAAATTTTGACCTTGGCTAACAGTGGCCTGATATCACTGAGTTGTTTCCTGGCTTTAATTGTCTCCTATATCATCATTTTTGTCACTGTCCAGCACCAGTCCTCTAGTGGGTCATCCAAAGCACTTTCTACACTAACTGCCCACATCACAGTAGTGATTCTTTTCTTTGGGCCTTGTATTTACTTCTACATATGGCCTTTTAGCAGGTTGTCTGTGGATAAGTTCCTTTCTGTCTTCTACACCATTTGTACTCCCTTACTGAATCCTGTCATATATTCTCTGAGGAATGAAGATGTTAAATCTGCCTTGAGGAAATTGACAAAGCGCCATGTAAATCCTGGGAAAAACTAGGGATCTCCATGAAGGAGCTTCATATTGACTTAGAATGAAGAGCCTCCAGGGGATTCTAGAATCAGGCAAATTACCTTTGTTTGTGATATAAATGGTTAAATTATAGAAATGACCTCTTGTCCTAAATGCAAAGTAATTGCATAAAACAAGTTGCTGAGTAAAATTTAGCATGATTTCAGAGAAAAATTCTCACTGTTCTTAATTctaaatgcacatttaaaaaaattgttagtgacatttaaaaatatgtattttatgtactcCTGAAATTAGGGCCATGTATTCATCTGGGTTctctagaaaaacagaactgattaaaaaatatatatatatatgcgattTATTAGGTTATTAGGTTATTATATGACTAttctaacaatggctgtccctCAGTAGAAAGTCCAGGAATCCAATAATTGTTTATTTCATGAGGGTGGATGTCTCAGCTTGTCTTGAGTAGAAGTGGGCTTTAATTCCAGGGGAAGAATGGACTttccagtgagagtgagggcaagtgGCAAGTGCTTCCTTTTTTCTATGTCCtctatataggctgccaccagaaggtgcgGCACAGATTGaaggtggatcttcctacctcaaagattcAGGTTTAGGGTGGAGCTTCCCATATCAaatgatttaaatgagaaaaatacctCACAGCTATAACAAATACTTTATATACTTGAGGGTTTATTTAATTCTACATGtattcaagttgacaaccaagaatagctatcaCAAATCCACTCCTTGTCATCTTTGCACACAATCGTATCTccttatgtcatgcttaatttccatGATGTAAGTGAATTTCCATGacataaatgaaaacaacaatCATATTCTAATTATGCataacatgatataactatcccaTGTAAAAATCACAAACATGTTATGTGTTTAACTAGTTCATAGTTATATCAAACATGATATAAATACCCCATGTACAACTGTAAATACATTACATATtttagaataggtggcaatgTCCCTTAAAGTACATTTTagtatcttaaaatttaaatatgataaccactgacattctcttaattgatgttacattacatgataaagtaattaatggaagaaaacataaatatctgtACAAACACACTCTTAGCAGAATATGACAGAAACATAGAAATTATAATCCTCATTCCTAAAACAGGTCATGAGTTTTAGATGGTATTTAAACTACATACCTGTAATACCCGTTCTGTATTTTCTCCACCCTCAGCAAGCACCTTGGGaggtcttgttttttttcttggaggGGTGAGCCAATCATTTATTCCTGAAGGGTTTGGGTTCTTTGTCATTATGCTTGGATTGAattgttgtagtttcccattgactttaattACAGAATGTGGTAGTGACACTAAGAGATGTCCTAAATATCTCCTGCACTACAGACACAATTCTTCTTACCTTAATGTGGGAAAGCAACCCAATTTCTTCTTAGTAATGAGGATCTATTGCCAATTTTCACACTGTTATTCCTTCCTTAGCCTGTTGAATGAAGGgcatcagaagcccaaagtggACATGGTGAGGTCTGAGCTTTTAGTTCAATGAATTATTTGTTTTGTCTCCTAACAGAAGTGCTCTCCTCTCTGGAACCAAAGcttctaggccagcagaacttaaGGTCATGGGAACAGGAAACAGAAATTTTCCTAGGGATTAATAGGAATGATAGTGAGTAGAACTATTTCACTTGTACTCCTTGGTTCCTGGACCATTGAATCTTAATTCTGGGGAAAACCATACTatatattggatgctgattcAAAGCATTTATTGCCTTCtgaagaaccctgactaacagcCCTCCAGACTGCTGCCAACTAATTGACTCTATAATTATGTCTTCAAAAGTCATTTCCATTGTTCTATCAGCTCAGCTGATTCAGGATGTTGGGGAACATGGTAAGACCAGTGGATTTCATGATTTTGAGCACATTATTGCACTTTCTGGCTTTGAAGTGAGTTTCTTGATGAGAAGCAGTACTGTGTTGAATACTATAATGGTGGATAAGGCATTGTGTAAGTCCACAAATGGTAGTTTTGGCAGAAGCAGTATGTGCATGAATGACAAATGTATAACAAAACTAAGTATTCCAATAGGATAAAGTATTGTCCTCTATGTGAAGGAAGTGGTCCAATGTAGTCAATCTACCACCAGATTCCTGGCTAGTTATTCTGGGGAAATATGTCAGTTCAGGGCTTCAGCATTTGTCTCTGCCGTTAGCAGTTCTAGCACACAGAAGTAGCTGTAGCAATGCAAGACTTAAAGTGAATAGAAGTCCATGTTGTAGAGCCTATGCATATCCTCCATCTCTGCCACTAAGGGCCACTGTGATAATTGGCTCATTTGGGCAGTGACAGAGGTAGTCTgggaaagaggctgactgtcTACACAACAGATCATCCTATTTATCTGGTTATTGAACTTGTACTCTGTTGAAGTTATCTTTTGATGAGTATTTACATGGGACTCAGTATCTTCATATCCTTAGCCAATTTGGAGAAATCTATCCACACATCTCTTCCCCAGATGTCATTCTCACAAGATTTCTAATCATGCTCTTTCTAACTCTCTTACCATCCAGGCAACACATTGGCTAAAGCCCATCAATTGGTGAATATTTGCACAACTGGTCATTTCTCTTTCCAAGCAAAATGGATGACCCTGTGTATAACCTGAAATTCTGACCTTTATAAAGATTTCCCTCCATCAGTGTCTTTCAGGGTTATCCTAGAAAGGGATTGTAATTCAGTTGTCCACTTCTGGGTCATACCTGCATAATGTTTAGAACTATTTCTAAACCAGGCCCTAGTCTCCTCTACCTCAACTAGCTGACTATAGGGCACACCCCATAAGACTATAGGTGCATGCTCTGGAGCAGAAGTCATTGCAACAAGAGGAAAAGCCATAGGTATTTGCATAACTTCTTCATGTTGCTTATGTCTTTAAGAACTTCTCAGATGATATCACACATAAACCATTTCAATTTGATAATGGACTTCTGCTGTGCACATCCTACTTTACGGTCTTTTGGGTCAGATAATACCCTTAGAAGGAATATCTAATAATTCTAATACCTTATAAAGAGTATCTCTACATGCACAATACCACTGGACTCCTAAAAGTTTCACTGAGGTAGCAGGCCCTTGAAATTTGGTTTGATTTATTTCCCATTCTCTGGTGGGGATATGTGTTATCAACAAGTCCAAAGTAATTGCTACTTCCCACTCACTGGGTCAATTAGCATAATGTTATTGACATAGTGGGCCAgtgtgatattttttaaaagagatagaCAATAGAGAACACTTCAAACCAAGTCGTTACACAGGGATGAAAAATTAATACAACCTTGAGATAAAACTGCAAAGGTATACTGCTGGCcttgccaactgaaagcaaattgcttcttGTGGTCCTTACAAACAGATTACCCACCCCCAATGCATTTGCTAGACCAGTTTCTGCAGACTATGTACCAGTATATGGGTTAATCTGCTCAAGTAAGGACACACATCTGCTCCAGTGACTGCAACCAGAGCCGCTTTTGATTATGTTTTCAATAGTCAGCTGTCTTCTTCATGACATATTTGTCTTCTGTATTTGCCAAATAGAAGAGTTAAAGGGACCCTCAAGACCCGAAACTGTCGAATTCTTGATGGGTGGCACTAAC is a window from the Peromyscus eremicus chromosome 9, PerEre_H2_v1, whole genome shotgun sequence genome containing:
- the LOC131920073 gene encoding olfactory receptor 4K1, giving the protein MAHTNESTVSEFVLLGLSNSWGLQLLLFTIFSIIYVTSVLGNAMIIVIIFSDSHLNSPMYFLLSNLSFIDICQSNFATPKMLVDFFVERKTISFEGCMAQIFLLHSFVGSEMMLLVAMGYDRFVAICKPLHYNLIMNRRLCIIFVSISWAVGILHSVSHLAFTVNLPFCGPNEVDSFFCDLPLVIKLACMDTYRMEILTLANSGLISLSCFLALIVSYIIIFVTVQHQSSSGSSKALSTLTAHITVVILFFGPCIYFYIWPFSRLSVDKFLSVFYTICTPLLNPVIYSLRNEDVKSALRKLTKRHVNPGKN